The Chanos chanos chromosome 16, fChaCha1.1, whole genome shotgun sequence genome has a window encoding:
- the LOC115829825 gene encoding dual specificity protein phosphatase 14, translating into MSISQITPTLYLSGVEALNQSALTHRRITLLVNASEEYPCPEYPGVECVSVPVQDRPQARLDPHFDGVAERIHLNRGGSSLVYCSAGRSRSPSLVMAYLMRFEGASLLEAHGRVLAARPFIRPNAGFWRQLLQYESRLYHINSVRMVATSQGVLPEAVQPTQDSTYLLNL; encoded by the coding sequence ATGTCAATCTCCCAGATTACTCCCACTCTGTATCTGAGTGGCGTGGAGGCCCTCAACCAGTCAGCGCTGACCCACAGACGCATCACTCTCCTGGTGAACGCCAGCGAGGAGTACCCCTGCCCCGAGTACCCGGGGGTGGAGTGTGTCTCCGTGCCCGTGCAGGACCGGCCCCAAGCCCGTCTGGACCCGCACTTCGACGGCGTGGCCGAGCGGATCCACCTGAACCGCGGCGGCAGCTCGCTGGTGTACTGCTCCGCGGGGAGGAGCAGGTCCCCCTCCCTGGTCATGGCGTACCTCATGAGGTTCGAAGGAGCCTCGCTGCTGGAGGCTCACGGCCGGGTGCTGGCCGCTCGGCCCTTCATCAGACCCAACGCCGGCTTCTGGAGGCAGCTGCTCCAGTACGAGAGCAGGCTGTACCACATTAACAGCGTCAGGATGGTGGCCACCTCTCAGGGGGTCCTACCAGAGGCCGTCCAGCCCACACAGGACTCTACGTACCTCCTCAACCTCTAG
- the LOC115829228 gene encoding olfactory receptor 146-like — translation MENLTFKHHILLVEGLKVTDQSAYPAFILLFLAYVFIMISNIGLIMIISMEESLHQPMHILFCNLPVNDALGTTVIVPRLLNDIFRETSDRYITYVECVIQAYFAHLFATTSHVGILLGLTVRLSHCRSTILNPFCDNVSLYKLSCEDVLINNVYGLVFTFIGAVFAIGGIAFSYLKIALVCLKSKSKVLNTRALKTCCTHLSLYIILLVSGFTVVFLHRLPQYSDERKLSSIMFHVVPPSLNPIIYGLQTKEIRQKFTHLFCRNKVTV, via the exons ATGGAGAACCTAACATTCAAACACCATATTCTTCTTGTGGAGGGGCTAAAAGTGACAGACCAGTCAGCCTATCCAgctttcattcttctttttctggcATATGTTTTCATCATGATATCTAACATTGGACTTATCATGATCATCTCAATGGAGGAGAGTCTCCATCAGCCCATGCACATCCTCTTTTGCAACTTACCTGTGAATGACGCACTGGGCACCACTGTCATTGTGCCACGTTTactgaatgacattttcagGGAAACCTCAGACAGATATATAACATATGTTGAATGTGTGATTCAGGCTTACTTTGCTCACTTGTTTGCCACAACATCTCACG TGGGAATTTTACTGGGCCTCACTGTACGTTTGTCTCACTGTAGGTCAACCATCCTAAATCCCTTTTGCGACAATGTATCGTTATATAAACTGTCTTGTGAAGACGTATTGATCAATAATGTGTATGGGCTCGTTTTTACATTTATTGGGGCTGTCTTCGCTATAGGAGGTATAGCATTTAGTTACCTAAAAATTGCTTTGGTGTGCCTGAAAAGTAAAAGCAAGGTATTAAACACCAGGGCTCTGAAAACATGTTGCACTCACTTGTCTCTTTATATAATCTTGCTGGTGTCTGGATTCACTGTAGTTTTTCTTCACCGGCTTCCTCAGTATTCTGATGAAAGAAAACTATCTAGTATCATGTTCCATGTTGTGCCACCTAGCCTGAACCCCATAATATATGGTTTGCAAACCAAAGAAATAAGACAAAAGTTTACCCATCTTTTTTGTAGAAACAAAGTTACAGTATAA